One Triticum dicoccoides isolate Atlit2015 ecotype Zavitan chromosome 5B, WEW_v2.0, whole genome shotgun sequence genomic window carries:
- the LOC119311092 gene encoding hsp70 nucleotide exchange factor FES1-like, whose translation MAKARPRSERSSHRRRILLLVVSLLSAVLLLPAATASAAVAVAAEGDGENRSRGAATQWATGKDEGELAAEREAAGGGSVVEDDFAGGFGSLDSMLQWAIGNSDPGRLKEEAADVQKLSEDELLKRRHEIKDLMEKLKMPSDADLMKIAIADLNNASISLEDRQRALQELLILVEPIDNANDLDKIGGLVPVIQDLNNANEEIRITSAWILGTASQNNALVQSQILGYGALARLVKMGYSTSAKEAAKAMYAISALIRNNVNGQEAFTSENGNAMLQHILGSNSVDVRLQKKAVFLITDLADFQLNSGSSGLPFLSERVFLKSVTDMLSTFDLDLQEKVLLAIRSLLKLPSTDATDLESCGLDSVLYRLGVQLEELPSEEQKEYAGEVDALRREVEMLFQQKLKPGTATAALQMLG comes from the exons ATGGCGAAGGCGAGGCCGCGCTCGGAGCGATCCAGTCACCGCCGCCGCATCCTCCTCCTCGTAGTTTCTCTCCTGTCGGCGGTTCTCCTCCTTCCGGCGGCGACGGCCtccgcggcggtggcggtggcggcggagggggACGGGGAGAACAGGTCGCGCGGGGCGGCGACGCAGTGGGCGACGGGGAAGGACGAGGGGGAGCTGGCCGCGGAGCGGGAGGCCGCTGGCGGGGGCTCGGTGGTGGAGGACGACTTCGCGGGCGGCTTCGGCTCCCTCGACAGCATGCTGCAGTGGGCCATCG GGAATTCAGATCCAGGAAGGCTGAAAGAAGAGGCAGCGGATGTGCAGAAGTTGTCTGAGGATGAGCTGCTCAAGCGGCGGCATGAGATTAAG GACTTGATGGAAAAGTTAAAGATGCCATCAGATGCTGACTTAATGAAGATTGCAATTGCTGACTTAAATAATGCTTCCATTTCACTGGAGGATCGCCAGCGTGCATTGCAAGAGCTTTTAATTCTTGTCGAGCCCATTGATAATGCAAATG ACCTTGACAAAATTGGGGGCCTTGTTCCTGTGATTCAAGATCTTAATAATGCAAATGAAGAAATACGGATCACCTCTGCATGGATCCTGGGTACAGCCAGTCAGAATAATGCCCTTGTCCAAAGCCAG ATTCTTGGTTATGGAGCTTTGGCAAGATTAGTGAAGATGGGTTATTCCACTTCGGCAAAAGAAGCTGCGAAGGCAATGTATGCTATATCGgctttgatcagaaataatgtaaatGGTCAGGAGGCATTCACTTCGGAAAATGGGAACGCAATGTTGCAG CACATACTAGGAAGCAACAGCGTTGATGTTCGGCTTCAGAAGAAGGCGGTGTTTTTAATAACTGACCTAGCAGACTTTCAGCTTAATTCTGGAAGCTCAGGGCTCCCATTCTTAAGTGAACGTGTTTTTCTGAAGTCAGTCACTGATATGTTATCAACTTTTGACCTTGACCTGCAAGAAAAG GTTTTGTTGGCCATTAGGAGTCTGCTGAAGCTTCCCTCGACGGACGCTACGGACTTGGAGTCATGCGGCCTAGACAGCGTGCTGTATAGACTGGGGGTGCAGCTGGAGGAGCTGCCATCAGAGGAGCAGAAGGAGTACGCCGGGGAGGTTGACGCCCTCCGGAGAGAAGTAGAGATGCTCTTCCAACAGAAGCTCAAGCCG GGTACAGCTACGGCGGCATTACAGATGCTCGGATGA
- the LOC119311093 gene encoding DNA repair RAD52-like protein 2, chloroplastic, giving the protein MEAAAATGLRPFAAPLGAATRAGAGAGWRCAPGQRRLGRGARVAARLDGGVGKGVPTTNYVVPLDKATGITRPLVEILRDLNKRVPDKIIDPDTNAVPWYHANRMLSFYAPGWCGEVRDVIYSNSGTVTVVYRVILKGTDGEAFRDATGTAKVHEGRNDDAVTAAEEAAFSKACARFGFGLYLYHQDEIL; this is encoded by the exons ATGGAGGCCGCGGCGGCCACGGGGCTCCGCCCCTTTGCCGCGCCGCTCGGGGCCGCGACGagggcgggcgcgggcgcgggctgGCGGTGCGCGCCGGGCCAGCggcggcttgggaggggcgcgcgcgtgGCGGCGAGGCTGGACGGGGGCGTCGGGAAGGGGGTGCCCACCACCAACTACGTCGTGCCGCTCGACAAGGCCACCGGGATCACCCGCCCGCTCGTCGAGATCCTCAGGGACCTCAACAAGCGCGTCCCCGACAAGATCATCGACCCCGACACCAACGCCGTCCCCTG GTACCATGCCAACAGAATGCTGAGCTTTTATGCACCAG GTTGGTGTGGTGAAGTTCGTGATGTTATTTATTCCAACAGTGGAACTGTGACCGTGGTCTATCGAGTGATTCTGAAAGGAACAGATGGAGAG GCTTTCAGAGATGCCACAGGCACGGCAAAGGTGCATGAGGGACGCAACGATGACGCTGTCACGGCTGCGGAGGAGGCAGCATTCAGCAAGGCCTGCGCACGGTTTGGTTTCGGCCTGTACCTGTACCACCAGGATGAGATCCTGTAG